GAAATGCCATAAGCTGCAATTTCTGAAGCGTAATATGCCTTTTGAGCATCTGTGAGAGAAAAGGGAACAACTGTGGATTTCAATACCGGAGCTGACATGAAAATAGCAAATGGACACGGTTAATGCAAACCAGAATGAGGAATTTTTCCACGCCGCTGCCTGAAgaactgctgatttttttctgaaataaagtgCTTAAATAACACTAGTTTTTCACGAACTTGTGAAGCAGATCGGTGCGTGTAAATCAAAACATATTCCCAGTAGATTGTAGGGATTCGGTTAATGGTCCACACACTTAAACTCCTCCTTTCTGTTAGGGCCCATTAGAAACACAACACAAACGCTATTGTAACTAACAACTTCCTCTGTGTAAATGAATAACCTAAAGAACATCACTTAAactcttatttctttttcacaccGTTTAAAAAAGAAACCGAACGCTATTACCTCCTGGCAGGTCAGGAAAGCAAGATCAGATTTCACTTTTtagctaaataaataatttagaaaGCGGCTCTAACAACCGCTGCGCGCCGCTCTCCGCTCCGGCCAAGCCTTTTAATCCTTATGCAATAAAAATCTCCACGGTCATCCTAACGAGGAGCTCAAGCACAACGGGAAGGATGAAAAGTGCCAGCCCGGAACATTGGGCACCAGCTCCAAAAGTAATTGTTCGGTTCGAGGTGCGCACGTCCCAGCGCCACGGTGGGGAGAGTTACAGCTGACGGTGCTCAGGAGAGACGTGCTCTTACATCAGCCCCCAAACGCCCCAAAATTCTGTTATCCAgtgaaaaagattaaaatgctAAGGGACAGAAATACACGAGTTAATATGTCAGAGTCTCAGGCAAACACAGAATTGGGTAGCCATCTAAAAAGCGAGGAAATAGTCATTTATTCTACAATTCAAGAGAGTCTTCCTCCGCAACAGCTCAAGACCAAATACAGAAACCTTGAAGTAACTTTTCAAATTCTTCCTTATTTGTAGATGAGTTTAGAGAAGGTAACTTCTGAAACAGACCCATGGGTTTTTCAAGAATAAATTACAAATAAGGAAAACCTTGAAGTCTATTGCAAAGACCAAAAAGTCAACTAAATGAGTCATAGCAGAAGTATTAAATTCCCATTTGGGGGCTTAATATCAAATGAACTGAATTCCtaacaacaaggaaaaaaaagtgtgctgtACTAAAGCAGGTATTAAAAGTAAAATCGCAGTTgccaaaacgaaacaaaaagAATTCTTTAAAGATCAAAGTAAATGTCTGACAATTTTTACGTGTATCGTGCCATAATGCCAACGACCGTCTTTCCACCAGAAAGCTGAAAATTGTGTAATTTCCTTACAAATATTTCCCCTTCTTGTTGTGCATGTAAGATGGTCACGGTgtagaggaggaaaaacatttttgggggtggaaaaataaaaaaacatcaATGAAATAtcttaaggaagaaaatttggGATGGaagggcagcaggcagcactAACCCATCCCAACAGCACCCCATCAACACCTCATATTTCCTAAGCCTGAACCTCTTATTGCGAATAATAGCATTTAATCATAACTGTGCTGCTCAGTTTATTTATAAATCATGTTTTCAAAGATGTCTCATTACCAGCTGTACAATGGGAGTTAGGAAATGGGTCACAACAGGGTTAAccactttgaaagaaaataatgttacGTGCCAGAAAAACAGCCATACACACAAATCAACCGAACTGTGATTTTCCTAGCAAACCATCCATAAATAACATGCAAACAAAGAAATGGTGCTGATCTCAAACTTAAGTGTTCTCATTTGAGAACAGTCAACAGTAGCAGGTGccaaaaatatctttaatttgGTTATCTTCTCATCAAACCGAACCTGATGTCTAATACCTAAAACACTAAAAGAGTAAAGCAAAATAGATCACAGTTGTGTTAACTGTGAAGCTGCTTATTAAAGTACAAAAGATACAAAATGGTCTGTCACAGCTTTATAAAGACTAATTATTAATAAGAATGTCTGTATCTCTAATCTAATATCACCAGCCTATCAAAAGTAACCTCACCTAATCTTACAACTGAAAATAAGCCTCTGCTGGttctcacagcagcagcaattattatcctctctcctttttttaagggaaagaaaacaggataaaaattaaacagaagctTCTAAACTCACCAGAAGGCTGCCCTTTCATGCCCTCAAATGACCTATTAATTTGTACTACACGAACTACCAAGAGCTTTTACAGTCAATTTCTTTCAGGAATTAGGGAAATCtaatcaattatttttcttcaaatctttCACAACATAATACTTATCATAAAACATGCAgttgggaggaaaagaggggCTTCCAACTAATTTTAGAAGAAGATTCACTTTACCACAATGatatctacagaaaaaaaagagggcgCCAGTATCTGCAGCCGCTTAAGTTCGTCTTTTTAGGAAGAGCCTGCGGGATGAAATGGTGCAAGCTCGGCCCTTGGAAGGGCAGGAGGGCTGAGTCCTGGAGGAATGAAGGAGGAGAACCCTCCAGAGCAGAGCACTTCATCTGGCCAGCGGATCCTCTTCCCTTCTTCTGcccttcactttaaaaaaaacaagacaaagtgAACAGACGCACAGTAAGTGCCATCGATCTTCTTCACAAAGTCGGGGAGAGAAGCAATCGGGACTTGGGGAGGAAGAAATCTGATGGAAACGTCACCTCGGATCCTTCACTGCAACCAAATCCAGCCGGAGCAGCAGCCAGatgtgcagcagctgcctcGGACCGTGCGAGGAGAATGTACCCAAAGCGGGAGATAATTGCGAATCGTCTCACATCATCTCACACTCACTACAGTTTTCTGAGCTATTTTATCCTATAAATGTgtttactgattttaaaaaaaaacaaaaccaaaaaaacccccaaacccaaaccaaacaacacaaaaccaaaaacaaacaccgACAATATTTTCCTAGAATCTGGAAGCAGAATGCATGGCAGGAAAATAGCCTGGTCCTTTGTATGTGCAAAGAGCACAGAGAAGCGACGCTGCGGAGCATGGAACGGAGCGAGAACATCACCTGCTGAAAAGGAGATGCTTTCCTCCTGTTATTCAGGTAACAGGGTCAGTCGGGAAGCAGATTTTAACAAAAACCTGAGAGCCCAGGGACTTGTAAGAACAGAACGACTCAAAATGCTTCACCAGATGATCCTTTCGGTCCCTTCCAACGTGGTACATCATGATTCTATGCTACTCActtcaaatgtttattttcaccTCTCAAAACACGCTTCAAAGCATAATTAAGCATTTCAACATCCCAAGAGCTACATAAACAGCAAACATTTCAGTTCTACCCACAAAGCAAAGCCAAGGAAAAGGAGTAATTTGGTCAGAGTTATAGTAAATTTTAAGGATCAAATCGATACCGAATTTCAAAGGCTCAAAGGTTCCTGATTGTAACTCTTGTTAAAGATGGAAAACTTACAATAATAAGTAGatgagttaaaaaataaaattggaaagTTTGTGGATCAGACATTACTTAATCTGCGTAAACAAAGTAACCAGCTACTTAACAGCCCTTCCCAACAAACGTGTGTTGTAGCTCAAAATGTCTGTGGTGGATTTAACACTAGGTCCTGTGACAGTAAAATCGATTTTCATTTACCATTTAAATAGATATTTATGCACCAACACACAAATGCAAACAAGttccaaatacttttttaaaaaatgctaagagtttttaaaaattgaaaaaacagaaaacgttagaaaatatttaagccagaaaatataaatgatgTGAGGAAAGTCTTATTTCACTGGTCCAATGAACCCCAAATTCTGACTTTtgttaaaagggaaaaacacaatttaaaatgtagccagctgcaaaatgaaagcaaaccGAACCTCTGGCTGAAAATAGACGGTTTGCGGCTAAACTTCAAAAAGTCAGCCCTGTTTGCCAAGAGAACCTGTGCCATGGAAAAGAGGACACGCTTTCAATACACAAGTTCTCTCTTGGGCATTTTTAAAACCTTCCAACTTTCACAAGTCAAAGTCATGATTTATAACGTGACATCACGATCTAGATCATACGGACTACAGTAAAACGCACAACATTAAAGGCTTTGAAGTTGTATTAAAAAATGCTATTCTGGTTACTGCGGATTAGCATGAGAGCCTGGGAGAGGAAGGCAAAAGTAAAATGATTTGGTTTTATAGGACCTGTTGAAGTTCCATGAGAAATCAAATTCTGCATAGACTGTTACCAAACAAACGCTGTTCACAGAAAGGCTTTACTCAACAAGTATGGAAAGTCTCACTAACAGTTTAATAATCAGAAACTGGCTTAGTGACCAATTTAAAGAGGTTAATCGTTGACTTCATTAAGGCTGCCCATTAAGGAACTCGGTACAGAATTCAGCTGTGTAAGTacagaaaaatgccagaaaaaggCTCTTCAGACTGTTTGTAATGACAACTATTGCTTGTAATGAGAACGGTGAGGCGGCTGAGACAGACGCACACACAGCGTGAATCATAAGCAGAAAATGCGACGAGTTGAGGAAATGGCAGCTTTGGATAAAACGGCAAAATAAGAGTTGCGGATGTAGAAAGAAGGTAACGctggctgtgagaggaggaaaacagccGGCGGGTGCTAGTGAGAGAGAAaatcaaacagcagcagaagtgacTGAAGTACAGGACTCGGGCAATAAGTGAAATAGCGAGGATTTGGCAATAATATTACCACATCTCTATACTTCACCCCCACGGGTCAAAAGAAATAGGACTTTAATTTGCTTAGCCCAAACTCACATAGGTAAGTGGAGTCTCCATTTTACAGATAATTAACAAAACCCAACATGCCCGGGCATATGTAAGTTTTCTTCCGAAAAAGAACCTGAGTTTggagccctgggaaccagcTTCATTCACAGGTCAGAATGTTCTCAAAAAAGTGAAACCCTCAACACAGACATGCTGTTGGCAAGAGGAGAtttgggaaaagcaaaaaaatgctgACACCAACGAGTTTCATTAATACTTAGTTTAGGGCTCATTTAATAGAACAGCTTCATTTCTATAAAAATGATGCcatttaataaaacaataaagaTGATCACTCTGCAGGAACATACGGCCAGGGGTGACGGACGTGCCAGTCTCCTGCTTCTTGCCAGGGGACAAGGACACCAAGGTCTGTCTGTGCCTTCAGATGCTCCTCTCCATGACCGAGCACACTGTCTACTTTGTATTATCAGGCAGCATTTCAAGTTCTTGTCTTTCAAgtgggaaagaagaaacacattcCAGTGGCCCTGAGCCACTCCTCAAATCACAGGAGGTAACAAAGCTACTAAGGTCCTAAATCCTCTTTGATGGGACTAAATCTAAGGTCAAAGAGCATCCGTCTGGCAGGGACAATTCAATATGATCTCTGCTCAGGCTGCCTACAAAAGTTGTCCCCTCCCCTGCGAACACCTACTGATCAGAAATTGGATTTCAGCCATCAGCTTATTCCCAGAGGCCGGAGGAAACGCGGGTGGATGGAAGTGGCAGCAGCTCACTAGATGAACCTAGAACCATTTCGTACGTCCAACCTAGAAGCAAAAGGTTTAGTACGTATTTCCTATCACTCAACCGCTAATAAAAACGCATTAATAATTTACCACAAAAGATCTCATGATATCATGATATGCTTCCAACTACAAAACTTCTCAGTAGTTCGATGAGGATATTAATCCTTAATGAATTCTTATCTCAAGGTTTGTCTAACAGAGCAAATTTACCCATATCATTATATGCTAGAGCTAATCACGCAAATAGATTTCCCCAAAGACAAgcccttaaaaaacaaacaaaggggaaaaaaccccaaagcagcAGTTGTGCTGTAATGGTTGTGTCCCTTATCAGGCAGGAATGTTGCCCAGGGTGTCCACAGCTGTGATTACGATACACGGTTCAAACCGAACGTCAGGTTTCTAGCGGCCATGCTCTAGGCACGATAAACCCGAAAATCTGTTACGGAAAACGTTACAGCGTCTTTAGATGTAAGTTAaatcaaaaaagcaaaaggcgATAGAATATAGATATGGAGcgaatagaaaaaaaaagaaaagggggaaaaaaagaatcactATTCATAAgttattttgaaactgaaattacTGCTACCAGAAATACTCTTTCTCACTATTTTTCCCTGACACGATGCCACACATACATAGTTCAAGCTAACagcctttcaaaatatttttttttagccaatAATAAAGTAAAACTAACCGTAAATTGTAGCGGCCGAGCCCGGCGAGCCCCGCGCCTCGCACACCGAGCCCTGAGGcagagcccggcccggccgctcTGCCCCGCAACGGGCAGGGCCCCGGCGGCTCCACGGCGCTTTCCCCGCTTACACAACCGTCACCGGAGCAACCCAGCGCCCCGCCGGCGGCATCCCGGCCCGGAGGGACCCGCCGGCCGGagcgccccccgcccccgtcCCCATCTTACCAGCGCCTGAGGCGGGGAAGAggcccccgggccgggcgggtgGGGGCCCGGAGGCAGCGGCGGGGCTCAGAGGCGGCGCGGCTGCCGTGCGGGCGGGCTCTGCACCATCCTCCTGCCCTGGCGGGGCTACCGGGACATGCCGGAGggcggcggggtggggaggCCGCTGCCGGCGCCGCTGCCCGGACACCCGCCTCCTCCGCCGCTTCCGGGGACGCAGCCGTAACCTCTCACCCGGGTCGGGCCGTGCGGACGGTGGCGCGGGGGGGACAAAATTGCGGCGGCGCCAGCGACGCGCGGCGCGGCCCCCGCCCGCGGGCGGAGCCCCAGCCAGCCCGGAGCCACAgcggccccggcgccgccgccgcttcgGCCCCGCCGGCCGGTCGAGCTCGCTGCCGCAGCGGGAACGGCTGCGAAGCGCTCAGGGCTCGGGTCGTCCCGCCCTCGTTGTCTCCTCAGGCCGGgggtgcagccccagcagcggCACTTCCCAAcccctcctcccgccgccccctTTTCAATTGAAAAACTACCcgaaacattaaaattaaaaaagcgTCCAATGCCAAACACACCTTGCCCAGGCTGAATTTTTAAACACTGGGAAGACACTCCGCCGTTGTTACTGGGGCAACCGAAGTGCCTGACTTTGAAGCAAGACAAAACTATTTACCTGTTTTACCTACAGGAAGGTCATTCGCTTAATAAAATACAGACGAAATCTTAAGAGAGATGGTTACCCCGAGCCTAGAATGCAGGTTCCTGTGAGAGCTGCTCCCAGTGTGTCCCGCGGGCTCTGGAACCCCATCTCACCTGGGGCACTCTGAGGATTTGTTTGCTGAAAACGCTCCCACGTGAGTGGCTCGATAACACATGAGTAAGAGACGCTTCAGCTACAAATCCACCAGCAAGTCTTGAGAACTTAATCACCACAGTGatctttctgcaaagaaaaaacgTTGTAACCCAGGCTTGCACTTGAATGGCCAAGGGTTGTGACTCCCAAAACACAGGGAATGCAGAAGCACCCGCAATTATATGCACATTAATCATTAACAGCATAACAAAACCCGGTGATGAGATTTTTAGGAACTCATTAACAAGGGCATAAcgtatgcatttttatttaaacatggCAATTTACACAATAGCTGAAAGTTTGCTTCCCTCCCCCTCAGGAAAACCTGTGTACCTGGATAGCAGAATTAGCACCTAgtgtttataaagaaaataaagacttcaCTTTTTTTGCAGTATTATTTACTGCAAGCACTGGTCAAATCCTAAGCAATTTGGGTGCAGTGACATATGGATACATTAAATAATCTAATTTATTGTGATCACCCAATTAGCTCATTGCTTCGCCCCAGCAGTGGAGCTTGGGGTAACTGGTTATCTCTGAAACACTGCGACTGCATAGGTCATACGGCTAAATACATTTGACAAAAGGGAACAAATCACAGTTGTGGTCTGAAATTATTGCAgtgcaaatttaaaataagtgtttttaAAGCAGTGGAACGTAATAAAGAGGTAGGTCCTTTCCTCCTTGATAGTAAGAATTTAACATTGCTCAAGAGTAGCTCAGCTAAAGCAGCTTTATGTTTGATATCTCAGATACACAAACAAGCCATGGCAGACTAGATTCActggaagatattttaaattatatacaAAATGTTTCACTGGCATAAAAAAGTTATTTGGCAAGAGGTTACTTTTTGTGGAAGGAGCTTATTAAATACACCGATTAAACTTCTAGTGATACAAAGACCTGTTTACCTTGATGTTCAATACTTTAGCAAGGTTAACTCCCTTTGCTAAAGGGGGGGTCACCAAAGATCAGAAAACTGATgttacatgaaaataaagtgCACCTTTCTGCTCAGAGCAATGGCTCATGCTTCTTCTAAAAAGCAGCCTCTAATTATATGAACTTATTTATCTACCAGGATTGTCAAAAAAGCAACCAAGACCTAACCCACCGATGGAAATTATGAGGCAAAAAGCCACTTCTGGTGCAACTCTTGCActacctcctccccaccccctttTTGTTCCACATGACGcgatttttaataaaaatatttccttcctttctgaagCTCGGCTCGACATTCTCCTCAAAGGCAGTAATATCAGCACTTACGTGTACCGCTGAGGGCTACCAGGTGTACTGACAAAGCAGAGAGAACGTTTACATGAAGAAatgacatattttaaatagaacttttttttttttatatacagagCAGATTACAGGATGAGTGTCAAGTTTTCAAATCATTACAACGATATCCTGCCTGACTGTAATTCATCAGTTATACCACCTAGCTTACTGAAACATTAACAGTGTACTTGCCTTTATACTGAAACGTGACTTAACTGAAAGGTGCCAAAATGAACACTTTTGTATCATTTTCACTCACACACAAGATGTCATGCACAGCTGAGACATGGTTTTAAATCTATTTAcaattttacatattttacaaTATATATTTCATCTTTACAGCTACAGAATAAATTCAGACTAACATTAGTACCTTTTGAGTTTCTGTTTGAACTCAAATTCTGGCAGTTAAActaattattaaaaacaagtaaGTGCATGCCTAGAAGGAAGCTTTCGGGAAACATGTCAATGGACTAGTGTTGCTTAAAAATTACACCGGTTTGTGTAGAAAATTTAAATTCAGttcaaaaacccacaaaagccTAATAGAAATCTACTtgactaaaataaatacaattcaTTACgcttaaccaaaaaaaaaaaaggtacctttaaaaaatgtactgaTTTAAGCTCATCTGATTTTTAGCCTTAAATTTACTTCCCTTCCCAAGTAGCAGACAGTACTAGGTGAGGATAATGATGCTTTTCAAAGTTACAACCGAGAATTATCCTGCATAAACCTGAGGCTGCAGTGGTGGGGGCAGCTTGTCATTCTCCACATTTTCAGAGTCAATAGCTGCTAAGGCTTGATTTTTTGGTTCTATTTCTAACGGATATTTCTCAACAATATCTTGGACTTCCTTTGTAACTCCATCAGTCCAATCTATTAGGTCTTTCTCAAGCTTCTTGGCTTCATTGACAATCCTTTCCTGTCTCTCATTCAACTGAGATAGTAGGTCTAAGTTTTTATACATTTGCTTAACACCCAGGCACACATCAGGTGAAAAACTGTCAGATTCTTGCTTCTTCGGGGACGCCTGACCAGTCATAAACCGATCAAAATCTTCTTGGCTTAGATTTAAAGACTGAGCATCCAGTTTTTCAATGAAGgccacagcacagcactgcaaagaaaacagagtgaGCAAGCTACACATTGGAACTTatgctttctattttttaatcctGCGGTTAGATCAGTATCTGATCGTATTGTTTAATGCCTCAACAGATCGCTCCTGAAGAGCTTTTCCAGAAATTAACAGTATCAGACAGTTCACAtgcctctctcctctccccaaaGTCTGAAGAAGGTGAAAACTCAGAGAATAATACAGGGAGACACCATTTCAGCTGAATGGTACTGATTCACTGGATAATGTCCATTGCAAACCTCAGGGTCACTGTGTTTTGGAGGTGAGACACCAGAAAGAACAAGACATGACAACTAGACAAGAGCACTATATTAATGTTTAATAATCTAATCAGCAGAGATCTGCTATGCTctccattttctgaaataaggtATGTCAAATGCCCATCTCACCTTGTGGATGCTCTTTTCCTACTGAAAGGAATTTGTAACATTCCAAGTATTTCATTCAGCTACATATTTTCCCTCGAGAATCACTTTACAATGAATGCAGAGAAGCCAGATTCATAATTATAACTCATTCTAATATAAACAAGCACATCAATAAATGCCTCCTGCAGAAGCTTTAAAAAGCCGGTTTACCCCCACACATTAACGGCCTCGTTCTGCAGCCCCTTCGAGGGATAAACTCTCATGGGCTTAAACTGGGAACTTTGCATCCATAACATCTGCACAGTCCAAACTCAGGATTTTTTGAATAAAAAGTACTTATCTccttacagaataaaaatatacctAAGTCTTAGTATCAGACTGTTCAACTAAAGGACTTAATAttctaaagaaagcaaagcactgACCGGTTTGGAAAGCAGAGAGGGAACAGAGAGGAGATATAAAGCAAAAGAGCTCAACCACTATTTGAAGAGGAgtcttaattttccttttgtgttatGCTGTGTTTGCCTTTATTGGAAATTCCAACATCCAAATAAAAGACAATCTTGTGTAAAACACCACCACTATTCCCGCACTTACCAGGTTGGTAAAATAGTAGCCGTCTTCTCCCGTCATTAGCCTGCTTGGATTACAGAAGCGTGTTATATACTGGATGTTAGACTGCAGGCGGGGTGGGTTTCCCTTCAAAACAATGTATATAAGCGTTGGAAGAAAGTCATCAGCAGAAGCCGGTTcattttttgtgattttaataGCATTAAATATATGCTTGCTGCACTTGGTGATGCATGCTAATTTATCACGAGGGACGCGCTTTGAATCCATTTCGATAATATCTGCAAGATAAAAAAAGTTCTCGAATCATTAAAACCTTATTAATCAGACACCTGAATGAGTAGGAGACTTACTGGACAATACTAAAACGGCATCATTTTTATCTGTGGTGCCTGATGTTCCATAAAGGTATCAGTTTATTCAACCTTCTCTTGGTTTAGTCCCAAGTACTTCAAATACATCAGGTAAGCCTAAACGCTTCTGTGACGGAAAAATTATTCCCGCGTCACTAATCCAACACTGCAAAGACTATTGCAAACCTCACAGCCTGGACTCCCTTCTGATGACTGCAGAAAATAATCTCTGTGAACAACACATCTGAAATTCAAAGCTGTGAATGTAAACGTCATCATTCACAAACCTGTAATTGCTTTTACAACCATATCAGAGACTTCTGGAATTTCTTCATTGACAGGAACACACAGCATTTGTGGAGTTACCCAGTGCAAAGCCCTAcgacaaaaagaaatgttaaatcGTTCTGTGCCAGTAACATTCAGGTGTTTGAAACCAGCTGCTTCTTGAATTCAATGCACAAGGAGTGCTTTGTGTAAATGAGGCACTAGTCCAGTTTTAAGCTAGTTTATTCCACTGACgtaatttatttccagaaaaaatattttctttttttgctataacttaacaaaaacacaccaaTTAGTTTTCCTAGTGTAGTAGCTTTCGTTATTCATTCTATTCattccttctgtttcttaatTGAAGTGTTTTTAACTCTTTCTGGTTACAAAGCTTGCCATTTTTGTAAGTGCAGCAAAAGATTTTTAAGGTGCCTGATTCAGAGCTCATTCACGGGACTGTGGATTACtcaactatttttctttcaacatcTTACCTGATTCTCTTCTGGACAGCAAGATCTTTCTTCTCATCATCAGTTGTTTCAGGGCAGAAGACATATTTATACTGTCGAGtcataatgtatttttcaatcTGATCCATCGCTTTCTCAACTTTTTCAGGGGGCACTGAAAGGCACAAATCCCACCCAATACAGTAAATAAAGTATTCCGCTGTTTGGAAGATTAAATACAGTTTGATCCTAATGCCACCAAATCAGTACTATTGATTTCAGACAACCTGAGTTAATAAAGAATGGATATATTTGGAGTATTTTCACTCTGTGcagcagaagtaaaaatataataatagtGAGAACAGCACATGCCAAAGCGAGTACGTGCACAGGCTCACAACCAAGCACATTCAACACACAAATTAGGTTCAGCTGCTCGTAGCTTACAAGaatatttctcaaaaatacAGTCTCGGAGAACAAATCCACTGAGGTCTTCCAAGTCCTATGTTCCTGTTTATgtctaaaaaaaatccctgggtCTGCTTAAGCTGTGCCATTTACATACCAGGCACATCAAGGCAGTTCGCAACAGCAACACTCCCCTCTCACTGGCTTCTTGTGCACCGCAGTGTAACCTGAGGCTCACAGCTTGTTAATTGGGTTGAGGCTACACAGTCAACTTCAGTTTTAAACAAATAGCATtgaatttaaaacaagaaatgaaaacaactgACCCACATTTAACtgagagtttaagaaaaatctgttaaacaaataatttagaCTGCAAATCTTTACCGaactggtgctgctgggaaTAGTTCTAACTACGGTAATAGATTTTTTAACAGCATTTGGGAAAGCTGGTTAGGAATGCTTCAATTTTACTTGAAAATGCAGGAGGCTCTACCCTCAAATCACTGCTTTTACAGCAATAAGATACAAGATACCTTTCCAACGTGTCTGTAATTTCTCCGCTACATTTTGATAGAAGTCCTGGGCACATTCAGATTGCTCCTCAATACTTAAGTCCTGTAACAGAGAACGGATTAAGCGTGGATGTGCGGAAGAAATGGCAGCAATGCCTCTGATGTTTTGCTTAAGGAATGCGTCCAGCCACACTAACAGTCTGAGAATGCAAATACATCATCAGAGGTGTTTACGTTGGCTAAATTATATTCAAAAATATGAGAAACCAAGATATCCTGGCTCTTTAACATGTGACAGACTTAGTTTATTTGCTGAACAGCTGTTTATTAGCAATGGAACTGGACAGGTGCAATGCCATTTTCCCCAGACACATCCCTGAGTAACGGCGACAAAATAACACAGACTGTTAAGCAGAATGCTTGCTATCAATTTTATGtctgtaactttttaaaatattacatacaGTATACCAAAAAACTAAGAACATAAACCATACATTTGAAAGAATATCTATACAGTAAACACTTCCAATGATAAAGTTACTATGAAATATATCCACAATGTTGTTTGTGAAACAACAGTGTCTGTTGAGCATTAACTGAGCTACTGATGAACAAACTGGAGGTTTGAGGGGTTAAAATTAACTTTACTGATCAAGGCACTTTTCAACATTAAATAGCAGCATAGAAccatgtgtaaaaaaaaaaaaaaaaaaaaaaaaaaaaaagagggaaaacttaGTTTTTGAATTCTCTAAGGC
The Caloenas nicobarica isolate bCalNic1 chromosome 17, bCalNic1.hap1, whole genome shotgun sequence genome window above contains:
- the RABGEF1 gene encoding rab5 GDP/GTP exchange factor isoform X4; protein product: MNLKSERRGIHVDQSELLCKKGCGYYGNPAWQGFCSKCWREEYHKARQKQIQEDWELAERLQREEEEAYASSQSTQGAQSLTFSKFEEKKTNEKTRKVTTVKKFFTASSRTGAKKAEIQEAKAPSPSINRQASIETDRVSKEFIEFLKTYHKPGQDIYKQCKLFLDTMNHKRDLSIEEQSECAQDFYQNVAEKLQTRWKVPPEKVEKAMDQIEKYIMTRQYKYVFCPETTDDEKKDLAVQKRIRALHWVTPQMLCVPVNEEIPEVSDMVVKAITDIIEMDSKRVPRDKLACITKCSKHIFNAIKITKNEPASADDFLPTLIYIVLKGNPPRLQSNIQYITRFCNPSRLMTGEDGYYFTNLCCAVAFIEKLDAQSLNLSQEDFDRFMTGQASPKKQESDSFSPDVCLGVKQMYKNLDLLSQLNERQERIVNEAKKLEKDLIDWTDGVTKEVQDIVEKYPLEIEPKNQALAAIDSENVENDKLPPPLQPQVYAG
- the RABGEF1 gene encoding rab5 GDP/GTP exchange factor isoform X5; translated protein: MNLKSERRGIHVDQSELLCKKGCGYYGNPAWQGFCSKCWREEYHKARQKQIQEDWELAERLQREEEEAYASSQSTQGAQSLTFSKFEEKKTNEKTRKVTTVKKFFTASSRTGAKKEIQEAKAPSPSINRQASIETDRVSKEFIEFLKTYHKPGQDIYKQCKLFLDTMNHKRDLSIEEQSECAQDFYQNVAEKLQTRWKVPPEKVEKAMDQIEKYIMTRQYKYVFCPETTDDEKKDLAVQKRIRALHWVTPQMLCVPVNEEIPEVSDMVVKAITDIIEMDSKRVPRDKLACITKCSKHIFNAIKITKNEPASADDFLPTLIYIVLKGNPPRLQSNIQYITRFCNPSRLMTGEDGYYFTNLCCAVAFIEKLDAQSLNLSQEDFDRFMTGQASPKKQESDSFSPDVCLGVKQMYKNLDLLSQLNERQERIVNEAKKLEKDLIDWTDGVTKEVQDIVEKYPLEIEPKNQALAAIDSENVENDKLPPPLQPQVYAG
- the RABGEF1 gene encoding rab5 GDP/GTP exchange factor isoform X3 produces the protein MNLKSERRGIHVDQSELLCKKGCGYYGNPAWQGFCSKCWREEYHKARQKQIQEDWELAERLQREEEEAYASSQSTQGAQSLTFSKFEEKKTNEKTRKVTTVKKFFTASSRTGAKKVAQEKIVKQGQLGRERNADNILRDLKEIFIPSWELASPTEEIQEAKAPSPSINRQASIETDRVSKEFIEFLKTYHKPGQDIYKQCKLFLDTMNHKRDLSIEEQSECAQDFYQNVAEKLQTRWKVPPEKVEKAMDQIEKYIMTRQYKYVFCPETTDDEKKDLAVQKRIRALHWVTPQMLCVPVNEEIPEVSDMVVKAITDIIEMDSKRVPRDKLACITKCSKHIFNAIKITKNEPASADDFLPTLIYIVLKGNPPRLQSNIQYITRFCNPSRLMTGEDGYYFTNLCCAVAFIEKLDAQSLNLSQEDFDRFMTGQASPKKQESDSFSPDVCLGVKQMYKNLDLLSQLNERQERIVNEAKKLEKDLIDWTDGVTKEVQDIVEKYPLEIEPKNQALAAIDSENVENDKLPPPLQPQVYAG
- the RABGEF1 gene encoding rab5 GDP/GTP exchange factor isoform X2, encoding MNLKSERRGIHVDQSELLCKKGCGYYGNPAWQGFCSKCWREEYHKARQKQIQEDWELAERLQREEEEAYASSQSTQGAQSLTFSKFEEKKTNEKTRKVTTVKKFFTASSRTGAKKVAQEKIVKQGQLGRERNADNILRDLKEIFIPSWELASPTEAEIQEAKAPSPSINRQASIETDRVSKEFIEFLKTYHKPGQDIYKQCKLFLDTMNHKRDLSIEEQSECAQDFYQNVAEKLQTRWKVPPEKVEKAMDQIEKYIMTRQYKYVFCPETTDDEKKDLAVQKRIRALHWVTPQMLCVPVNEEIPEVSDMVVKAITDIIEMDSKRVPRDKLACITKCSKHIFNAIKITKNEPASADDFLPTLIYIVLKGNPPRLQSNIQYITRFCNPSRLMTGEDGYYFTNLCCAVAFIEKLDAQSLNLSQEDFDRFMTGQASPKKQESDSFSPDVCLGVKQMYKNLDLLSQLNERQERIVNEAKKLEKDLIDWTDGVTKEVQDIVEKYPLEIEPKNQALAAIDSENVENDKLPPPLQPQVYAG